Proteins from one Portunus trituberculatus isolate SZX2019 chromosome 38, ASM1759143v1, whole genome shotgun sequence genomic window:
- the LOC123515097 gene encoding uncharacterized protein LOC123515097 isoform X1, which translates to MTSPESNDCIATPLLHHKAVLQRVKQRKVDVVLPQQNQGQRAQTHTLTFSLRHTYLGMAIGRRLSDVNALCLAVTFTVHVWSVLEGHVLVPSAGHLYAEPLSAPAVVNESDCVFPFWWKNKLHNNCTLMDRPDHWCATKVNDAIGPVTSGYCKSFLVGPLPDEPTPTIDDDPNLHEDCVVPFYYNRKTFVNCTMEDSNQPWCAVEVDQLRKPLRIKICRKPKNATEYRGMQGKVRELNRLDPEIEGLHSKDRALTQHGDVCVVPYKFKGKVYMGCYCDGETPCWCPLRVSYDFFPLDSDYCAENSTVVTIPIEQLQLNISDTQMTSRNEPCTFPFVYKGLVYTECACVDAPECWCAVSLTVANEPAVSGYCKDFLVGETPTVPPPAYGLGYNTTEDGWACHLPFTYKGQKYTQCTTDGRDRLWCATLLGEGGDILQWGYCATDYLWDNEIGVIAL; encoded by the exons ATGACGTCACCAGAAAGCAAT GACTGCATCGCAACACCCCTCCTGCATCACAAAGCAGTGTTGCAACGTGTCAAGCAGAGGAAGGTAGACGTCGTACTGCCACAACAAAACCAAGGACAAAGGGCTCAGACACATACACTGACATTCTCCTTA cgtCACACATATTTGGGTATGGCGATTGGCAGGAGGCTCAGTGATGTGAATGCCCTGTGCCTCGCTGTGACCTTTACTGTTCATGTTTG GTCAGTGCTGGAGGGGCACGTGCTTGTGCCTAGCGCAGGACATCTCTACGCAGAGCCTTTGTCAG CCCCTGCAGTGGTGAATGAAAGCGACTGTGTGTTTCCCTTTTGGTGGAAGAACAAACTGCACAACAATTGTACACTTATGGACCGCCCTGACCACTGGTGCGCCACTAAGGTCAACGATGCAATTGGCCCAGTAACCTCTGGCTATTGTAAAA GTTTCCTGGTGGGTCCTCTTCCGGATGAACCTACTCCAACGATAGATGACG ATCCCAACCTCCACGAAGACTGCGTGGTGCCGTTTTATTACAACAGGAAGACCTTCGTCAACTGCACCATGGAAGACTCGAATCAGCCGTGGTGCGCTGTGGAAGTGGATCAGCTGCGCAAGCCATTAAGGATCAAAATTTGCCGCAAACCGAAAAATGCAACTG AGTACCGTGGTATGCAGGGTAAGG TCAGGGAATTAAATCGACTCGATCCGGAAATAGAAGGACTTCATTCGAAAG ATCGCGCACTCACACAGCacggggatgtgtgtgtggtccCATACAAATTCAAAGGGAAGGTGTACATGGGTTGTTACTGTGATGGTGAAACGCCGTGCTGGTGTCCTCTTCGTGTCAGCTACGACTTTTTCCCACTGGACTCCGACTACTGTGCAG AGAACAGCACCGTGGTAACCATCCCTATTGAACAGCTCCAGCTCAACATATCAG atACGCAGATGACTTCCCGAAATGAGCCGTGTACTTTTCCTTTCGTATACAAGGGTTTAGTGTATACAGAGTGTGCATGTGTGGATGCCCCGGAGTGCTGGTGTGCCGTTTCCCTCACAGTGGCTAATGAACCAGCAGTGAGTGGTTACTGCAAAG ACTTTCTGGTTGGGGAAACTCCTACCGTGCCTCCTCCTGCCTATG GACTCGGATATAATACGACGGAGGACGGGTGGGCGTGTCACCTCCCTTTCACCTACAAGGGACAAAAGTACACACAATGTACCACCGATGGACGCGACCGCCTCTGGTGCGCCACACTGCTGGGCGAAGGCGGCGACATCCTTCAGTGGGGATATTGCGCCACAG ATTATTTGTGGGATAACGAGATTGGCGTGATCGCTCTATAA
- the LOC123515097 gene encoding uncharacterized protein LOC123515097 isoform X2 — translation MTSPESNDCIATPLLHHKAVLQRVKQRKVDVVLPQQNQGQRAQTHTLTFSLRHTYLGMAIGRRLSDVNALCLAVTFTVHVWSVLEGHVLVPSAGHLYAEPLSAPAVVNESDCVFPFWWKNKLHNNCTLMDRPDHWCATKVNDAIGPVTSGYCKSFLVGPLPDEPTPTIDDDPNLHEDCVVPFYYNRKTFVNCTMEDSNQPWCAVEVDQLRKPLRIKICRKPKNATVRELNRLDPEIEGLHSKDRALTQHGDVCVVPYKFKGKVYMGCYCDGETPCWCPLRVSYDFFPLDSDYCAENSTVVTIPIEQLQLNISDTQMTSRNEPCTFPFVYKGLVYTECACVDAPECWCAVSLTVANEPAVSGYCKDFLVGETPTVPPPAYGLGYNTTEDGWACHLPFTYKGQKYTQCTTDGRDRLWCATLLGEGGDILQWGYCATDYLWDNEIGVIAL, via the exons ATGACGTCACCAGAAAGCAAT GACTGCATCGCAACACCCCTCCTGCATCACAAAGCAGTGTTGCAACGTGTCAAGCAGAGGAAGGTAGACGTCGTACTGCCACAACAAAACCAAGGACAAAGGGCTCAGACACATACACTGACATTCTCCTTA cgtCACACATATTTGGGTATGGCGATTGGCAGGAGGCTCAGTGATGTGAATGCCCTGTGCCTCGCTGTGACCTTTACTGTTCATGTTTG GTCAGTGCTGGAGGGGCACGTGCTTGTGCCTAGCGCAGGACATCTCTACGCAGAGCCTTTGTCAG CCCCTGCAGTGGTGAATGAAAGCGACTGTGTGTTTCCCTTTTGGTGGAAGAACAAACTGCACAACAATTGTACACTTATGGACCGCCCTGACCACTGGTGCGCCACTAAGGTCAACGATGCAATTGGCCCAGTAACCTCTGGCTATTGTAAAA GTTTCCTGGTGGGTCCTCTTCCGGATGAACCTACTCCAACGATAGATGACG ATCCCAACCTCCACGAAGACTGCGTGGTGCCGTTTTATTACAACAGGAAGACCTTCGTCAACTGCACCATGGAAGACTCGAATCAGCCGTGGTGCGCTGTGGAAGTGGATCAGCTGCGCAAGCCATTAAGGATCAAAATTTGCCGCAAACCGAAAAATGCAACTG TCAGGGAATTAAATCGACTCGATCCGGAAATAGAAGGACTTCATTCGAAAG ATCGCGCACTCACACAGCacggggatgtgtgtgtggtccCATACAAATTCAAAGGGAAGGTGTACATGGGTTGTTACTGTGATGGTGAAACGCCGTGCTGGTGTCCTCTTCGTGTCAGCTACGACTTTTTCCCACTGGACTCCGACTACTGTGCAG AGAACAGCACCGTGGTAACCATCCCTATTGAACAGCTCCAGCTCAACATATCAG atACGCAGATGACTTCCCGAAATGAGCCGTGTACTTTTCCTTTCGTATACAAGGGTTTAGTGTATACAGAGTGTGCATGTGTGGATGCCCCGGAGTGCTGGTGTGCCGTTTCCCTCACAGTGGCTAATGAACCAGCAGTGAGTGGTTACTGCAAAG ACTTTCTGGTTGGGGAAACTCCTACCGTGCCTCCTCCTGCCTATG GACTCGGATATAATACGACGGAGGACGGGTGGGCGTGTCACCTCCCTTTCACCTACAAGGGACAAAAGTACACACAATGTACCACCGATGGACGCGACCGCCTCTGGTGCGCCACACTGCTGGGCGAAGGCGGCGACATCCTTCAGTGGGGATATTGCGCCACAG ATTATTTGTGGGATAACGAGATTGGCGTGATCGCTCTATAA
- the LOC123515097 gene encoding uncharacterized protein LOC123515097 isoform X4, which produces MTASQHPSCITKQCCNVSSRGRSVLEGHVLVPSAGHLYAEPLSAPAVVNESDCVFPFWWKNKLHNNCTLMDRPDHWCATKVNDAIGPVTSGYCKSFLVGPLPDEPTPTIDDDPNLHEDCVVPFYYNRKTFVNCTMEDSNQPWCAVEVDQLRKPLRIKICRKPKNATEYRGMQGKVRELNRLDPEIEGLHSKDRALTQHGDVCVVPYKFKGKVYMGCYCDGETPCWCPLRVSYDFFPLDSDYCAENSTVVTIPIEQLQLNISDTQMTSRNEPCTFPFVYKGLVYTECACVDAPECWCAVSLTVANEPAVSGYCKDFLVGETPTVPPPAYGLGYNTTEDGWACHLPFTYKGQKYTQCTTDGRDRLWCATLLGEGGDILQWGYCATDYLWDNEIGVIAL; this is translated from the exons AT GACTGCATCGCAACACCCCTCCTGCATCACAAAGCAGTGTTGCAACGTGTCAAGCAGAGGAAG GTCAGTGCTGGAGGGGCACGTGCTTGTGCCTAGCGCAGGACATCTCTACGCAGAGCCTTTGTCAG CCCCTGCAGTGGTGAATGAAAGCGACTGTGTGTTTCCCTTTTGGTGGAAGAACAAACTGCACAACAATTGTACACTTATGGACCGCCCTGACCACTGGTGCGCCACTAAGGTCAACGATGCAATTGGCCCAGTAACCTCTGGCTATTGTAAAA GTTTCCTGGTGGGTCCTCTTCCGGATGAACCTACTCCAACGATAGATGACG ATCCCAACCTCCACGAAGACTGCGTGGTGCCGTTTTATTACAACAGGAAGACCTTCGTCAACTGCACCATGGAAGACTCGAATCAGCCGTGGTGCGCTGTGGAAGTGGATCAGCTGCGCAAGCCATTAAGGATCAAAATTTGCCGCAAACCGAAAAATGCAACTG AGTACCGTGGTATGCAGGGTAAGG TCAGGGAATTAAATCGACTCGATCCGGAAATAGAAGGACTTCATTCGAAAG ATCGCGCACTCACACAGCacggggatgtgtgtgtggtccCATACAAATTCAAAGGGAAGGTGTACATGGGTTGTTACTGTGATGGTGAAACGCCGTGCTGGTGTCCTCTTCGTGTCAGCTACGACTTTTTCCCACTGGACTCCGACTACTGTGCAG AGAACAGCACCGTGGTAACCATCCCTATTGAACAGCTCCAGCTCAACATATCAG atACGCAGATGACTTCCCGAAATGAGCCGTGTACTTTTCCTTTCGTATACAAGGGTTTAGTGTATACAGAGTGTGCATGTGTGGATGCCCCGGAGTGCTGGTGTGCCGTTTCCCTCACAGTGGCTAATGAACCAGCAGTGAGTGGTTACTGCAAAG ACTTTCTGGTTGGGGAAACTCCTACCGTGCCTCCTCCTGCCTATG GACTCGGATATAATACGACGGAGGACGGGTGGGCGTGTCACCTCCCTTTCACCTACAAGGGACAAAAGTACACACAATGTACCACCGATGGACGCGACCGCCTCTGGTGCGCCACACTGCTGGGCGAAGGCGGCGACATCCTTCAGTGGGGATATTGCGCCACAG ATTATTTGTGGGATAACGAGATTGGCGTGATCGCTCTATAA
- the LOC123515097 gene encoding uncharacterized protein LOC123515097 isoform X3: MAIGRRLSDVNALCLAVTFTVHVWSVLEGHVLVPSAGHLYAEPLSAPAVVNESDCVFPFWWKNKLHNNCTLMDRPDHWCATKVNDAIGPVTSGYCKSFLVGPLPDEPTPTIDDDPNLHEDCVVPFYYNRKTFVNCTMEDSNQPWCAVEVDQLRKPLRIKICRKPKNATEYRGMQGKVRELNRLDPEIEGLHSKDRALTQHGDVCVVPYKFKGKVYMGCYCDGETPCWCPLRVSYDFFPLDSDYCAENSTVVTIPIEQLQLNISDTQMTSRNEPCTFPFVYKGLVYTECACVDAPECWCAVSLTVANEPAVSGYCKDFLVGETPTVPPPAYGLGYNTTEDGWACHLPFTYKGQKYTQCTTDGRDRLWCATLLGEGGDILQWGYCATDYLWDNEIGVIAL; encoded by the exons ATGGCGATTGGCAGGAGGCTCAGTGATGTGAATGCCCTGTGCCTCGCTGTGACCTTTACTGTTCATGTTTG GTCAGTGCTGGAGGGGCACGTGCTTGTGCCTAGCGCAGGACATCTCTACGCAGAGCCTTTGTCAG CCCCTGCAGTGGTGAATGAAAGCGACTGTGTGTTTCCCTTTTGGTGGAAGAACAAACTGCACAACAATTGTACACTTATGGACCGCCCTGACCACTGGTGCGCCACTAAGGTCAACGATGCAATTGGCCCAGTAACCTCTGGCTATTGTAAAA GTTTCCTGGTGGGTCCTCTTCCGGATGAACCTACTCCAACGATAGATGACG ATCCCAACCTCCACGAAGACTGCGTGGTGCCGTTTTATTACAACAGGAAGACCTTCGTCAACTGCACCATGGAAGACTCGAATCAGCCGTGGTGCGCTGTGGAAGTGGATCAGCTGCGCAAGCCATTAAGGATCAAAATTTGCCGCAAACCGAAAAATGCAACTG AGTACCGTGGTATGCAGGGTAAGG TCAGGGAATTAAATCGACTCGATCCGGAAATAGAAGGACTTCATTCGAAAG ATCGCGCACTCACACAGCacggggatgtgtgtgtggtccCATACAAATTCAAAGGGAAGGTGTACATGGGTTGTTACTGTGATGGTGAAACGCCGTGCTGGTGTCCTCTTCGTGTCAGCTACGACTTTTTCCCACTGGACTCCGACTACTGTGCAG AGAACAGCACCGTGGTAACCATCCCTATTGAACAGCTCCAGCTCAACATATCAG atACGCAGATGACTTCCCGAAATGAGCCGTGTACTTTTCCTTTCGTATACAAGGGTTTAGTGTATACAGAGTGTGCATGTGTGGATGCCCCGGAGTGCTGGTGTGCCGTTTCCCTCACAGTGGCTAATGAACCAGCAGTGAGTGGTTACTGCAAAG ACTTTCTGGTTGGGGAAACTCCTACCGTGCCTCCTCCTGCCTATG GACTCGGATATAATACGACGGAGGACGGGTGGGCGTGTCACCTCCCTTTCACCTACAAGGGACAAAAGTACACACAATGTACCACCGATGGACGCGACCGCCTCTGGTGCGCCACACTGCTGGGCGAAGGCGGCGACATCCTTCAGTGGGGATATTGCGCCACAG ATTATTTGTGGGATAACGAGATTGGCGTGATCGCTCTATAA
- the LOC123515099 gene encoding neuferricin-like, producing the protein MNSFVKTFMVASVCVALAGVIIQEVIERHKAEISQILDENPSLKVASETAQEIFPVFRFLRPIFTYFPSLRKVLSFLQPTPESTPTTGSTSHTTPPTSIKKMKEKLFTPEQLKAYDGKDGNKGPYLAILGRVYNVRKGKKHYGPGGGYEFFSGRDASRAYVSGDFTEAGLIDDVSGLSSTDYIGLDEWVKFYNTDYKYVGKLIGRYYDENGEPTPYYYDTQRWIAQAFAEKENDNQEKKMFPPCNSEWNPETGSRLWCTKRSGGIERDWVGVPRKLFMPGQSKSRCACVKNFGPPSHDPKRINHDRGDLDHPNLQEYPKCVPDQPECYVKLD; encoded by the exons ATGAACTCATTCGTCAAGACCTTCATGGTGGCATCCGTGTGCGTGGCCCTGGCCGGTGTAATCATTCAGGAGGTCATAGAGAGGCACAAAGCTGAAATATCACAGATACTCGACGAAAATCCGAGTCTGAAAGTCGCTTCCGAAACAGCGCAAGAAATCTTTCCGGTGTTCAGGTTTCTCCGTCCCATATTCAcatactttccttccctccgtaAAGTGTTATCATTCTTACAACCTACACCTGAGTCAACGCCCACCACAGGCAGTACATCCCACACAACCCCTCCCACCAGCatcaagaagatgaaggaaaagcttTTCACGCCTGAGCAACTCAAGGCGTATGACGGGAAGGACGGCAACAAGGGACCCTACCTTGCCATTCTAGGCCGCGTGTATAATGTGAGGAAGGGCAAGAAACACTATGGGCCAGGAGGAGGCTACGAATTCTTCTCAG GCCGAGATGCAAGTCGGGCATACGTCAGTGGGGACTTCACAGAGGCCGGCCTGATTGATGATGTGTCAGGACTGTCCAGCACTGATTACATTGGTCTTGATGAGTGGGTCAAGTTCTACAATACAGACTACAAATATGTAG GAAAGCTGATTGGTCGGTATTATGATGAAAATGGAGAACCAACACCTTACTATTATGATACACAGAGGTGGATAGCTCAAGCATTTgctgagaaggaaaatgataaccaggaaaaaaaaatgttccctCCATGTAATTCAGAGTGGAATCCTGAAACTGGATCAAGACTGTGGTGCACCAAAAGAAG TGGTGGTATTGAGCGGGACTGGGTTGGGGTGCCCAGGAAGCTCTTCATGCCAGGCCAGAGCAAATCAAGGTGTGCCTGTGTGAAGAATTTTGGTCCTCCTTCTCATGACCCAAAGAGGATCAACCATGACAGAGGGGATCTAGACCATCCAAACCTGCAGGAATATCCAAAATGTGTGCCTGACCAGCCTGAGTGTTATGTGAAGCTTGATTAG